In Silene latifolia isolate original U9 population chromosome 3, ASM4854445v1, whole genome shotgun sequence, a single window of DNA contains:
- the LOC141646183 gene encoding uncharacterized protein LOC141646183: MFMKTKKNKKGEWVNPRAADIERDFQAEMSQPLPPGQSPDEIQAYYKAVGGFDEKNRMFGTGDTGAQIWYDLPPNKAGRRSLSYAPSMISQLSTQMNDERAARVALERQVREQAEEMAAMRKAWADLQASQPPNTCSQFPTPYRRDDFGGGDDGFGGTGSFMEPIIT, from the exons ATgttcatgaagacgaagaaaaataagaagggcgagtgggttaaccctcgagcggctgatattgag cGTGATTTCCAAGCGGAGATGAGTCAGCCATTGCCACCTGGACAGTCTCCCGACGAGATTCAGGCCTACTACAAGGCTGTAGGaggctttgacgagaagaaccggatgtttgggaccggagatacaggggcccaaatatggtatgatcttcctcctaacaaagctggccgacggtctttgtcttatgctcctagcatgatttcacagctttccacccaaatgaatgatgagcgagccgctcgagttgctcttgaaagacaggttcgtgaacaggctgaagaaatggcggcaatgagaaaggcttgggctgatttgcaagcatctcaacccccaaacacgtgttcacaatttccTACTCCATatagacgggatgactttgggggtggtgatgacgggtttggaggtacTGGTAGTTTTATGGAGCCTATAATAACTTAG